In Bacteroidia bacterium, one genomic interval encodes:
- the prmA gene encoding 50S ribosomal protein L11 methyltransferase: MNSYIAIHCKVNPVQPFSEILIAQLAEIGFEMFEEKEDGFDGFIRKENFTESLLDTIEFLQPNDFCSAHWHIEEIESQNWNEEWEKNYPPIKVKNIYVRAPFHPDASDNELEIIIQPKMAFGTGHHATTAMMMELMLAANIADKHVLDMGCGSGILAILASKLGCITATAIDNDPNCVLNSIENIETNKIRNIEVLQGDALSLKDLKFEVILANINRNILLADIASYNIALSDGGQLLVSGFLTEDVELITQAFGKYGLKLSSMKQNQNWAALHFFKTHSGK, encoded by the coding sequence ATGAATTCATATATAGCTATACATTGTAAGGTAAACCCTGTTCAGCCATTCAGTGAAATACTGATAGCCCAACTTGCAGAAATTGGTTTTGAAATGTTTGAAGAAAAAGAAGATGGCTTTGATGGATTTATCAGAAAAGAAAATTTTACTGAATCATTATTAGATACCATAGAATTTTTGCAGCCAAATGATTTTTGTTCTGCGCACTGGCATATAGAAGAAATTGAAAGTCAAAACTGGAATGAAGAGTGGGAAAAAAACTACCCACCAATTAAGGTTAAAAATATTTATGTGCGTGCACCATTTCATCCTGATGCTTCAGACAATGAACTTGAAATAATAATTCAACCAAAGATGGCATTTGGCACAGGACACCATGCAACAACTGCCATGATGATGGAACTGATGCTGGCAGCCAACATTGCTGATAAACATGTTTTAGATATGGGATGTGGCTCAGGCATACTGGCTATACTTGCATCGAAGCTTGGATGCATTACTGCAACTGCCATTGATAACGACCCTAACTGTGTACTGAACAGTATTGAAAATATTGAAACCAATAAAATCAGAAACATTGAAGTGTTACAAGGTGATGCCTTATCACTCAAAGATCTAAAATTCGAAGTTATTCTTGCCAACATAAACAGAAATATTCTATTGGCAGATATTGCATCTTACAATATTGCATTGTCTGATGGTGGCCAATTATTGGTGAGTGGTTTTCTGACAGAAGATGTTGAGCTCATTACACAAGCTTTTGGAAAGTATGGCTTGAAACTTTCAAGCATGAAGCAAAATCAGAACTGGGCAGCCTTGCATTTTTTCAAAACTCATTCAGGTAAATGA
- a CDS encoding Glu/Leu/Phe/Val dehydrogenase: MIELKEMKETIATANSVFAQVTDMKHEQVVFCYDHETGLKAIIAIHNTNLGPALGGTRMWMYQNENDALTDVLRLSRGMTYKAAISGLNLGGGKAVIIGDSKKDKTEALFRKFGQYVNSLSGRYITAEDVGTSTKDMEYISKETKHVTGLPESMGGSGDPSPVTAYGVYMGMKASAKEVWGNDSLSGKKVCVQGAGHVGSNLVKHLTAEGAKVYVTDINKEALQQVATTYKAEVVAPDSIFSLDVDIYAPCALGATLNTENISKLKCAIVSGAANNQLADEVVHSKMLMDKGILWAPDFLINAGGLINVYSELKQFSRAEALKQTEHIYKVTLDIFKKSKEEKIPTLIAAMQMAEKRIYGGK, from the coding sequence ATGATTGAATTAAAAGAAATGAAAGAAACAATAGCAACTGCCAATAGTGTTTTTGCACAAGTTACTGATATGAAACACGAACAGGTTGTGTTTTGTTATGACCATGAAACCGGTTTAAAGGCAATTATTGCCATACATAATACCAATTTAGGGCCTGCTCTTGGCGGAACGCGCATGTGGATGTATCAGAATGAAAATGATGCATTGACTGACGTACTTCGTTTATCACGCGGAATGACTTATAAAGCAGCAATTTCCGGACTAAACTTAGGTGGTGGAAAAGCTGTAATAATTGGTGATAGCAAGAAAGATAAAACAGAAGCCTTGTTCAGAAAGTTTGGTCAGTATGTGAACTCTTTAAGTGGCAGATACATCACTGCAGAAGATGTGGGTACTTCAACTAAAGATATGGAGTATATCTCTAAAGAAACCAAGCATGTAACAGGTTTGCCTGAGTCAATGGGTGGAAGTGGCGACCCTTCACCGGTGACTGCCTATGGTGTTTATATGGGGATGAAAGCTTCTGCAAAAGAAGTTTGGGGAAATGACAGCCTAAGCGGCAAGAAAGTGTGTGTACAGGGTGCAGGTCATGTTGGAAGTAATTTGGTAAAACACCTAACGGCAGAAGGTGCCAAGGTATATGTTACAGACATTAACAAAGAAGCCTTGCAACAGGTAGCAACAACCTATAAAGCAGAGGTAGTAGCTCCAGACAGTATTTTTTCTTTAGATGTTGATATTTATGCGCCATGTGCTTTAGGTGCAACCCTGAATACAGAAAATATTAGTAAACTTAAATGTGCCATAGTTTCCGGTGCTGCAAATAATCAGTTAGCTGACGAAGTTGTTCATAGCAAAATGCTTATGGATAAAGGCATATTGTGGGCACCTGACTTTTTAATTAATGCCGGTGGACTTATTAATGTTTACAGCGAGTTGAAGCAATTCAGTCGTGCCGAGGCGCTAAAACAAACCGAACATATATACAAAGTAACTTTAGATATTTTCAAAAAGTCAAAAGAAGAGAAAATTCCTACGTTGATAGCTGCTATGCAAATGGCAGAGAAACGTATTTATGGAGGTAAATAA
- a CDS encoding ABC transporter ATP-binding protein, producing the protein MSDLLTLNRFFVKYRGRLALGLVFVLFANYFGLLPAQITRKAIDFISTGTHHNYSDSAKTLTLYALGIFGVVFLRGVLLFLMRQTIIVMSRHIEFDMKNEIYDQYQKLDMHFYSKANTGDLMNRISEDVSRVRMYTGPAIMYLVNITVMIIVVFIAMMNISPGLTLVVIFPLPILVILIYYVQKIINTKSEKVQVALSELSTNVQESFAGIRIVKSFSKEHVFAGLFYNQAKNYFNQTMQLARINALFIPAIMLLVGISSVTVIYYGGILVDKKQITYGNIAEFVIYLNMLMWPVGMLGWIITLIQRADASQRRINSFLHTEPEIKHNNTGKIPDKIKSIELKNISFSFGKNKDFVLEDINLQLSAGKVIAVVGTTGSGKTTIANLMSRLYDPTHGEVLVNDIPLKNINLEWWRRQVGFITQDVLLFSDTIANNIAFGTKEYSQESLIEAAKTAMVYDEIVHFKDGFNTMLGERGVNLSGGQKQRISIARAIMKKPQFLILDDCLSALDTGTEEQLLQNLLPYFQHSTTLILGHRISSVKHADEIIVLHQGKILECGTHLSLIQQNGFYSKLVNEQLKKPEVNY; encoded by the coding sequence ATGTCCGATCTGTTAACATTAAATCGCTTTTTCGTAAAATATAGAGGTCGGCTTGCCCTTGGACTAGTTTTTGTGCTATTTGCCAACTATTTCGGCCTTTTACCGGCACAAATAACCCGAAAAGCAATAGATTTTATTTCTACAGGCACCCATCATAATTATTCCGATTCGGCCAAAACTTTAACACTTTATGCATTGGGTATTTTTGGTGTGGTTTTTTTACGTGGCGTTTTGCTATTTCTGATGCGTCAAACCATAATAGTTATGTCGAGGCACATTGAGTTTGATATGAAAAATGAGATTTATGATCAGTATCAGAAACTTGATATGCATTTTTATTCCAAGGCCAACACCGGTGACCTGATGAACAGAATCAGCGAAGATGTGAGCAGGGTGCGTATGTACACTGGTCCTGCCATCATGTATTTGGTCAATATAACAGTGATGATTATTGTGGTTTTTATAGCCATGATGAACATCAGTCCCGGTTTAACATTAGTAGTAATATTTCCGTTACCGATTCTGGTTATCCTGATATATTACGTGCAGAAAATCATCAACACCAAGAGCGAAAAAGTTCAGGTAGCTTTAAGCGAACTCTCTACCAATGTACAGGAATCTTTTGCAGGAATACGAATAGTTAAATCTTTTTCTAAAGAGCATGTTTTTGCAGGTTTATTTTATAATCAGGCAAAAAATTATTTTAATCAAACCATGCAATTGGCTCGCATAAACGCACTGTTTATTCCAGCTATCATGTTGCTTGTAGGCATTAGTTCGGTTACTGTAATTTATTATGGTGGAATTTTGGTTGATAAAAAGCAAATCACCTATGGAAATATTGCAGAGTTTGTTATTTATCTCAATATGCTTATGTGGCCTGTGGGTATGTTAGGTTGGATAATCACTCTCATCCAAAGAGCAGATGCCAGCCAGCGCAGAATTAATAGCTTCTTGCATACGGAGCCTGAAATCAAACACAACAACACAGGCAAAATACCTGACAAAATCAAATCCATTGAATTAAAAAATATTTCTTTTTCTTTCGGAAAAAACAAAGATTTTGTTTTGGAGGATATTAATCTGCAACTTTCAGCAGGTAAAGTTATAGCTGTTGTTGGCACTACAGGATCAGGTAAAACTACTATAGCAAATCTAATGTCAAGGCTGTACGATCCAACGCATGGCGAAGTTTTGGTTAACGATATACCACTTAAAAACATCAATCTTGAATGGTGGCGAAGGCAGGTTGGCTTCATCACTCAGGATGTGCTTTTATTTTCTGATACCATTGCCAACAACATTGCATTTGGAACAAAAGAGTATAGTCAAGAATCGTTAATTGAGGCTGCAAAAACCGCAATGGTTTATGATGAAATAGTTCATTTTAAAGATGGCTTTAATACTATGCTCGGTGAGCGGGGTGTTAATCTGAGTGGGGGTCAGAAACAACGTATTTCCATTGCACGTGCTATCATGAAAAAACCTCAGTTTTTAATTCTTGACGATTGTCTCTCTGCACTTGACACCGGCACAGAAGAGCAATTGCTGCAAAACCTGTTACCTTATTTCCAGCATAGCACAACTTTAATTTTAGGTCATCGCATTTCATCTGTAAAACATGCCGATGAAATAATTGTATTGCATCAGGGTAAAATACTTGAATGTGGCACACACCTGTCATTGATTCAACAAAATGGATTTTATTCAAAATTGGTTAATGAACAACTCAAGAAACCGGAAGTCAATTACTGA